In Nostoc sp. GT001, a genomic segment contains:
- a CDS encoding AI-2E family transporter encodes MQTRKLLDWWQTFTPIARIGAIALFAPLLVINGWAISVFFNYFHSLIVILVGASVLAFLLNYPVSWMEHHGARREQVAILVFLLALSILLALGVTLFPLALTQAQQLVARLPDLIDSGRSQLMILNGKAETFGLPINLDALVVQINDRVKGQLQAIAGQVLNLAVLTVTSLLDILLTMVLTFYLLQHGGELWQSLVEWLPNKFREPFSKTVRLSFQNFFITQLILSTCMASALIPTFLWLKVPFGLLFGLTIGLMALVPFGGSVGIAMTTLLVALQDFSMGVRVLIAAVIVQQILENLIAPRILGSFTGLNPVWILISVLTGARIGGLLGVIVAVPTAVVIKTALSALRPGRGTNDSTTGETTASVPANESSKADANKTLSISEPTLP; translated from the coding sequence ATGCAGACACGTAAGCTACTCGACTGGTGGCAAACATTTACTCCAATAGCGCGAATCGGGGCGATCGCGCTATTCGCTCCGCTGCTAGTTATCAATGGTTGGGCAATTTCGGTATTTTTCAATTATTTCCATTCTCTCATAGTCATTTTAGTCGGAGCCTCAGTGCTAGCATTTCTGCTCAACTACCCCGTGAGCTGGATGGAGCATCATGGTGCTAGAAGAGAGCAAGTCGCTATTTTAGTATTTCTCTTGGCTTTATCGATTTTATTGGCGTTGGGTGTGACACTTTTTCCCCTGGCTCTTACCCAAGCTCAACAACTGGTGGCGCGTTTACCAGATTTAATCGACTCTGGACGCTCTCAGTTAATGATCTTAAACGGAAAAGCTGAGACTTTTGGCTTACCGATTAACCTCGATGCTCTGGTGGTGCAAATCAACGATCGCGTCAAAGGACAATTACAAGCGATCGCTGGACAAGTTTTAAATCTAGCTGTACTGACAGTTACTAGTCTGCTAGATATTCTCTTGACGATGGTTTTGACTTTTTATCTTTTACAGCACGGGGGTGAACTCTGGCAAAGTTTAGTCGAATGGCTACCTAATAAATTTCGCGAGCCTTTCTCTAAAACAGTCCGCCTAAGCTTCCAAAATTTCTTCATCACCCAGTTGATTTTATCTACCTGTATGGCTTCAGCCCTTATTCCTACCTTTTTGTGGTTGAAAGTGCCGTTTGGATTGCTATTCGGACTAACTATTGGCCTGATGGCTCTCGTCCCCTTTGGCGGTTCTGTAGGCATTGCAATGACTACACTGTTGGTGGCGTTGCAAGATTTTTCAATGGGTGTGAGAGTGTTGATCGCAGCGGTAATTGTACAGCAAATTCTCGAAAACTTAATTGCCCCCCGAATTTTAGGTAGTTTTACTGGTTTAAATCCAGTTTGGATTTTAATTTCGGTCTTAACAGGGGCAAGAATTGGCGGACTGTTGGGTGTAATTGTGGCAGTACCTACAGCTGTTGTGATTAAGACTGCTTTAAGTGCCTTGCGTCCTGGTAGGGGGACAAACGACAGCACCACTGGGGAGACAACTGCATCCGTTCCAGCAAATGAGTCCTCGAAAGCTGACGCCAACAAAACTTTGAGCATTTCTGAACCAACATTGCCTTAA
- a CDS encoding PPC domain-containing protein, with protein sequence MNKVLAAGLKQLIIIPATLLAIGISTSAAFAQNKLYSPIPLSNSTEIDDRLSDKDIPTGQGGFARDYTVKLQKGDNLAVDLSSENFDSIITLLAPDGSTLAENDDGPDGSSNSLLFTRIVETGNYVIRVRSFGETGVGAFKLKVTKLQPIK encoded by the coding sequence ATGAATAAAGTTTTGGCGGCAGGTTTAAAACAACTCATCATCATTCCTGCCACGTTGCTGGCAATAGGCATTAGTACCAGTGCAGCTTTTGCTCAAAATAAATTGTATAGTCCAATTCCTTTATCTAACAGTACTGAAATTGACGATCGCCTGTCTGACAAAGATATTCCCACCGGTCAAGGTGGGTTTGCCCGTGATTACACAGTGAAGTTGCAGAAGGGCGATAATTTAGCAGTTGACCTGTCATCGGAAAACTTTGACAGCATCATCACACTGCTGGCTCCTGATGGTTCAACTCTGGCAGAAAATGATGATGGCCCTGATGGTAGTAGCAATTCCTTACTCTTTACTCGCATCGTAGAGACAGGGAATTATGTTATTCGTGTCCGGTCTTTTGGAGAAACTGGGGTTGGGGCTTTTAAACTCAAAGTGACAAAGTTGCAACCGATTAAATAG
- a CDS encoding GNAT family N-acetyltransferase — MKNYYQDFLIRDWVKSDRTRAAEVISYVLSEYGLAWEPKGADQDVLRVEECYLATGGEFWVIEHQSQLVGTGAYYPIHRGEKAVEIRKMYLLPSIRGLGLGKYLLQQLEAAIAKRGFQQIWIETASVLVEAVKLYESNGYTPATGVETTRCDRVYFKSLVKD; from the coding sequence ATGAAAAACTATTATCAAGATTTTTTAATTCGTGATTGGGTGAAAAGCGATCGCACAAGAGCCGCTGAAGTCATCAGTTATGTATTATCAGAATACGGTCTGGCTTGGGAACCCAAGGGTGCTGACCAAGATGTGCTGCGAGTAGAGGAATGTTATTTAGCTACTGGGGGAGAGTTTTGGGTAATTGAACACCAAAGTCAGTTAGTAGGTACTGGAGCATACTACCCCATACACCGAGGCGAAAAAGCTGTAGAAATCCGCAAAATGTATCTTTTGCCCAGCATCAGGGGTTTAGGATTAGGGAAATATTTGTTACAACAGCTAGAAGCAGCGATCGCAAAGCGTGGTTTTCAACAAATTTGGATTGAAACCGCCAGTGTTTTGGTGGAAGCAGTCAAGCTGTATGAAAGCAATGGCTACACTCCAGCAACAGGAGTAGAAACAACAAGGTGCGATCGCGTGTATTTTAAGTCATTGGTCAAAGACTAA
- a CDS encoding ComF family protein: MHAWIKNLTGLLNLFLQSHCPLCQRSTSQEFCQNCTRQLQKCQRKDPISLWQEPIPVFGWGEYGGTVKRAIAAMKYENQPQIARPLGQWLGEAWLLNSPKRDSQPVVVPIPLHASKQKQRKYNQAALIAQSFCEITGLKLQLNGLARVRETEAQFGLSVSKREKNLNQAFAIGQEFRHRPPNVPVLLVDDIYTTGATARSAVQTLRQYGIVVLGLVAVATAVKDG; this comes from the coding sequence ATGCACGCTTGGATTAAAAATCTCACAGGCTTACTCAATCTTTTTCTCCAATCCCATTGCCCTCTATGTCAACGCTCAACTTCCCAAGAATTCTGTCAGAACTGCACCAGACAACTGCAAAAATGTCAACGTAAAGACCCGATTTCTCTATGGCAAGAGCCTATACCTGTGTTTGGCTGGGGAGAATATGGTGGCACAGTGAAACGAGCGATCGCAGCGATGAAATACGAAAATCAACCCCAAATAGCTCGTCCTTTAGGTCAATGGTTAGGGGAAGCATGGTTGTTAAATTCACCGAAGCGAGATAGCCAGCCTGTAGTAGTTCCTATCCCACTTCACGCTAGCAAACAAAAACAACGTAAATACAATCAAGCCGCACTGATAGCACAAAGTTTTTGCGAAATAACTGGATTAAAATTGCAACTAAACGGTTTAGCAAGAGTGCGAGAAACTGAAGCGCAGTTTGGTTTGTCGGTATCTAAACGAGAAAAAAACTTGAACCAAGCTTTTGCTATTGGGCAAGAATTTCGCCATCGTCCTCCAAATGTCCCTGTGCTGTTAGTGGACGACATTTATACTACTGGTGCTACTGCCAGGTCTGCTGTGCAAACACTTCGTCAGTATGGAATTGTGGTCTTAGGATTAGTAGCTGTAGCCACTGCCGTCAAAGACGGATAA
- a CDS encoding LCP family protein, whose protein sequence is MTIQRSSAEENQSGKASKSNKKIPQNSTSGRWLWFWVGMGGIAMVSATAGALLAVSLTSTPLQQAQLTPKDEAAFDSDRISGGVLRFSELTRPVNLLVMGMSVLPPDVQNPPEDTKNLKYLPQVNSFDGLSDVMLLVKFDPETKKINMLSIPRDTRTEIEGYGVKKINSANVEGGPALTARTVSNLLGGAGIDRYVRINVLGVGKLIDALGGVTVYVPKDMKYQDDSQHLYINLKAGKQHLNGDQTLQLLRFRHDELGDIGRIQRQQMVMRALMDQTLNPATVAQLPKVLDVVKDHIDTNLTVEELVALMGFGVRTNRSNMQMLMLPGRFSEKNEYDASYWLPNKNGIAKLMAQHFGLESEQEQLATTTNPRSLRVAIQDSTGGDRSELQPLIRALEKSGYRNIYVAKAWGEPLDVTHIVAQQGDGDSAESIRSTLGFGEVRVESTGNLGSDISIQVGKDWLEQKSILEKSLTP, encoded by the coding sequence GTGACCATTCAAAGAAGTTCGGCGGAAGAAAACCAGTCGGGAAAAGCCTCAAAGTCCAATAAAAAAATTCCCCAAAACTCGACATCAGGACGGTGGCTGTGGTTTTGGGTAGGTATGGGTGGTATTGCGATGGTATCTGCAACTGCGGGGGCGCTTTTAGCAGTGTCTTTGACCAGTACGCCTTTGCAACAAGCGCAGCTAACTCCAAAGGATGAGGCGGCCTTTGATAGCGATCGCATTTCTGGAGGTGTGCTGCGATTTTCAGAATTAACTCGTCCAGTGAATCTTTTGGTAATGGGAATGAGCGTACTTCCCCCAGATGTCCAAAACCCTCCTGAAGATACCAAAAACCTCAAATACCTACCCCAAGTCAACTCCTTTGATGGTCTTTCTGATGTGATGCTCTTGGTCAAATTTGATCCAGAGACGAAAAAAATAAATATGCTCTCCATTCCCAGAGATACCCGCACGGAAATAGAGGGGTATGGAGTGAAAAAAATTAACTCCGCCAACGTTGAAGGTGGCCCAGCTTTGACTGCCAGAACTGTTAGTAATCTCTTAGGAGGAGCGGGAATTGATCGCTATGTCCGAATTAACGTTTTGGGAGTTGGCAAGCTGATTGATGCTTTGGGTGGCGTAACTGTCTACGTTCCTAAAGATATGAAATATCAAGATGATTCTCAGCATTTGTACATCAATTTGAAGGCTGGTAAGCAGCATCTCAATGGCGACCAAACATTGCAATTACTGCGTTTTCGCCATGACGAACTCGGTGATATTGGTCGGATTCAGCGCCAGCAAATGGTCATGCGTGCTTTGATGGATCAAACACTCAACCCAGCAACTGTTGCTCAATTACCTAAAGTTCTTGATGTTGTGAAAGACCATATTGATACTAACTTGACTGTTGAAGAGTTAGTGGCGCTAATGGGTTTTGGGGTGCGGACAAATCGCTCTAATATGCAAATGTTAATGCTGCCAGGTCGCTTTAGCGAGAAGAATGAGTATGATGCTAGCTATTGGTTGCCAAACAAAAATGGGATTGCGAAACTGATGGCTCAACACTTTGGCTTGGAGTCAGAACAGGAACAGCTGGCAACTACAACTAACCCCCGCTCTTTGCGTGTAGCAATTCAAGATAGTACAGGTGGCGATCGCTCTGAACTGCAACCGTTAATTAGAGCCTTGGAAAAATCTGGATATCGCAACATCTATGTTGCCAAGGCATGGGGTGAACCCCTAGATGTAACTCATATTGTCGCCCAACAGGGAGATGGTGACAGTGCCGAATCAATTCGCAGCACTTTGGGATTTGGTGAAGTGCGCGTGGAAAGCACTGGCAACCTTGGCTCAGATATCAGTATCCAAGTAGGTAAAGATTGGTTGGAACAAAAATCTATTTTGGAGAAGTCGTTGACACCCTAA
- the cobS gene encoding adenosylcobinamide-GDP ribazoletransferase yields MTKQQQWWKKLLLKLAASIIFYTIIPLPYLNGLDFRGVARIASLVGLIIGGILGLLDTGMDYIGMPVLTRSALVVSVWIAITGGLHLDGAMDTADGLAVGDPERRLEVMADSATGAFGAMAAIALVILKITALTDMPENRWLLLMAACGWGRWGQQLAIARYPYLKATGKGAFHKQAIRSYKDLLPGLLLLFSLSGLLWLIDKQQLFLALTMIIAGSAIATLTGAWFNHKLGGHTGDTYGAVVEWTEALFLCVLTAVGS; encoded by the coding sequence ATGACGAAACAGCAACAGTGGTGGAAAAAACTGCTGTTAAAGCTGGCAGCTAGTATCATATTTTACACAATAATTCCACTGCCGTATTTAAACGGATTGGACTTTCGGGGAGTGGCACGTATTGCTTCGCTTGTCGGGTTAATAATTGGGGGAATTTTAGGATTGCTAGATACGGGGATGGATTATATTGGTATGCCCGTGTTAACTCGTAGTGCTTTGGTAGTAAGTGTTTGGATTGCCATAACTGGAGGATTGCACTTAGATGGGGCAATGGATACTGCCGATGGTTTGGCAGTAGGCGACCCAGAGCGGCGACTGGAGGTAATGGCAGATAGTGCTACAGGAGCCTTTGGAGCAATGGCTGCGATCGCCTTGGTGATACTGAAAATAACAGCTTTGACCGATATGCCAGAAAACCGTTGGTTATTGCTGATGGCTGCTTGTGGCTGGGGACGTTGGGGACAACAATTAGCGATCGCCCGATATCCTTATCTGAAAGCAACTGGTAAAGGCGCATTTCACAAACAAGCCATTCGTTCTTACAAAGATTTGTTGCCGGGATTGTTGTTGTTGTTTAGTTTGAGTGGTTTACTTTGGCTAATAGATAAACAACAGCTATTTCTTGCACTGACAATGATAATTGCTGGTAGTGCGATCGCCACTTTAACTGGTGCATGGTTCAACCACAAACTAGGTGGACACACTGGAGACACCTACGGCGCAGTCGTTGAGTGGACTGAAGCCTTATTTCTCTGCGTATTGACCGCTGTAGGAAGTTAG